In Acanthochromis polyacanthus isolate Apoly-LR-REF ecotype Palm Island chromosome 9, KAUST_Apoly_ChrSc, whole genome shotgun sequence, the DNA window CAAGAAGACTTTGACATCGATTATCtgtatgaaaatgacaaaactgacaaTGTGAAATGCAATGTGACTAAGACTGCTGATCAGAGTGACACCGCTAGCGAGAAAAGTTTGACTGTTGACTCTGAATGCCATCTACACAGACCTACCAGTTCAGCCCTGTGTGACTTCGGACTGCAGGACATTGACTCGAGTGAGCTTTCTCCATTCTGGAAAACAAAATTCATTGATTTGGTGGCCAAGAACGAATCCATCTTCTTCCGCCAGTCTTGACTGTGGAAAGGCCAAACACTTTGTTCACCGGATCCGGCTGAGTGACAGCAGACCACTCAGGGTGCCCTATCAATAGCTGGCCCCTTCCCACTACGAGAAGTTATGTCTAGCTCTGAATGAAATGGAGGAGCGGGACATCATAAGGAAGTCTTCAGTGCGTCACCACTAGTACTGGTTTGGAAGAAAAATGGAGATCTGCGTCTTTGCACTAATTTTCATTGGCTGAATGCATGCACAATTAAGGATGTGCATCCCTACCTCACCAGGCCAATGCGTTTGCTGCTCTCGGAGGAAATGCATTCTTTTTGACCATGGACTTGACCTCCGGTTACTACAATGTCGAGGTCCatgaagaagacaaaaagtTCACTGCATTCACCTCTCCTTTCGGGCTGTATGAATACAACAGGCTTCCACAGGGTCTCTGAAACAGTCCAGCTACATTCATGCGGATGATGATGGGCATCTTTGGAGATCAGAACTTCCTTAGCCTCCTTTGTTACCTTGATGACAttcttgtctttgctccaaatgAACAGGTGGCTTTGCAAAGGCTGGAAATTGTGTTTGAGAGGCTAAAGGTGCACAACGTCAAGCTTGCTCCCAAAAAGTGCCACTTCACGCGATCATCTGTGAAGTTCTTGGGGCACATTGTAACCAAGGATGGCATCTCCACTGACCCAGAGAAAGTGAGAGCTACAGTGGACATCAGTGAGAATGACTTGATGGTCGATAACACCAGCGTTCCCTCTCCCTCCAAGATAAGATCGTTTCTTGTCGGGATGCACCGATGCCGATATTGGTATCGGGTATCAATCTGATACCAGGCATGAGTACTCATACTTGTACTCATAAAATGGCCAACGATACCACGACACCGATACACTTGACTCCAAGGTGGGCAGCGACAAGTCACGTCAGCAGTGTGGAACTATTTTCAGGTGAATGAGagcgacaaaaacaaagcagaatgcAAATTATGTCCAGCAAAAGTGTCCAGAGGAGGAACAAAATCTACCACTTACAACACAAGCAACTTGATTAAACATTTGAAATCCAAGCACGAGGCAGAATATAAGGAGTTCATTCGCGACACCAACAAGAGACAACCAACTTTGCAGCAGACGCTGGCTAAGCAGGAGAAAATGTCCAGAGACAACCCACGTGCGGTCAAAATCACAGATGCCCTTGCCGAGTATACTTCCCTGGATGACCAGCCACTGTCCGTGGTCAAAAATTTGGGATTGCGGCATCTTCTCTGCATACTGGAGCTGAGGTATGAGATTCCTAGCCATACCCATATCACAGACACAGTGCTACCGAAGCTGCACGACTTCGTGAAAAAACACATCCACAACCTGTTgcatgatgttaaaactttaagCTTCACCACAGACATTTGGAGCAGCAGCGTCAGCTCAGTGTCTCTCATCAGCCTGACTGCACAGTCGATTGATGATTATTTTAAGCTGCAGAAGGCCATACTGCATGCAAAACAATTCAGAGGTTCGCACACTGGCCAAGCCATTGCAGATGAGTTTGATGTTATGCTTCAGACGTGGGCCATTAATAAAAGTGCAGTTCATGTTGTGCTACGAGATAACGCGAAGAACATGGTGAAAGCCATGCGTGATGTGGAGCTTCTGATCCTCCCATGTGTCGCACACACATTGCAGTTGGCTGTAAAGGAGGGGCTGCTGGCTCAGAGAAATGTAGCCGATGCAGTGGCAGTGGGACGAAAAATTGTTGGACATTTTAAGCACTCCGCTTTAGCCTACTCCCAACTGGAGG includes these proteins:
- the LOC127535546 gene encoding zinc finger BED domain-containing protein 4-like, whose translation is MSRDNPRAVKITDALAEYTSLDDQPLSVVKNLGLRHLLCILELRYEIPSHTHITDTVLPKLHDFVKKHIHNLLHDVKTLSFTTDIWSSSVSSVSLISLTAQSIDDYFKLQKAILHAKQFRGSHTGQAIADEFDVMLQTWAINKSAVHVVLRDNAKNMVKAMRDVELLILPCVAHTLQLAVKEGLLAQRNVADAVAVGRKIVGHFKHSALAYSQLEDIQVQLNQPVKRLQQDVPTRWNSTYYMFQSLIGNDNFIVTAPQWSLFEKILSVLAPFEELTQKMSSRDALASDVIPAVIVLMRLLTNETDEDHGIKTMKETLAAAVKRHLGDRETNPMYCIGTLLNLRYKDRFFSNTDTATEAKEMLMLWRMSTGEADKQEDLGDPPVRKLRKVQASSSLDSLMR